The Zhihengliuella sp. ISTPL4 genomic interval GGAGTACCGACGCGAAGAGGGCGATGGATCCACGGATCCATCGCCCTCTCGGTTCCGCCGCAGCGGACCAGATTCGATCAGGCCGGGGCTACGACGGCACCCAGCACGTCGTGAAGCTCCTTGGCCTCGGCGTCGTTCACGGAGACGACCAGACGGCCGCCACCCTCGAGCGGAACACGCACGATGATGAGTCGTCCCTCTTTCACGGCCTCCATGGGTCCGTCTCCGGTCCTCGGCTTCA includes:
- a CDS encoding DUF3117 domain-containing protein; this encodes MAAMKPRTGDGPMEAVKEGRLIIVRVPLEGGGRLVVSVNDAEAKELHDVLGAVVAPA